One segment of Streptomyces sp. NBC_00576 DNA contains the following:
- a CDS encoding WhiB family transcriptional regulator, whose translation MADFSRLPGPNADLWDWQLLAACRGVDSSLFFHPEGERGAARSARENSAKEVCMRCPVRAQCAAHALAVREPYGVWGGLTEDEREELMGRARNRLVSASASAGEALGSNN comes from the coding sequence ATGGCAGATTTCTCCCGCCTTCCCGGTCCGAACGCGGACCTCTGGGACTGGCAGCTCCTCGCGGCCTGCCGTGGGGTCGACAGCTCGCTCTTCTTCCACCCGGAGGGAGAGCGCGGTGCGGCACGGAGCGCTCGCGAGAACTCGGCCAAGGAGGTCTGCATGAGATGCCCGGTCCGCGCGCAGTGCGCGGCGCACGCGCTGGCGGTGCGTGAGCCCTACGGCGTGTGGGGCGGACTGACCGAGGACGAACGCGAAGAACTGATGGGGCGGGCCCGCAACCGGCTGGTGTCGGCGTCTGCGTCGGCCGGCGAAGCCCTCGGTTCGAACAACTGA
- a CDS encoding LysR family transcriptional regulator, giving the protein MIEARHLRVLRAVASTGSFSAAGRELGCTQPAVSQQMKALEASVGTPLLIRSGREMRLTQAGEALVRHAASILSGLTAAEEEVAAIAGLRAGRVRLVSFPSGSSTLVPTALAALRAAHPGTRVSLQEAEPPHSVELLREGDCDVALAFRYEGAAGAGEWDDLVVRPLLTDRLVGLVPEGHRLSRAESVALGELAAEPWIAGCPRCRGQLVEACESAGFTPRIDFATDDYPAVVGLVGAGLGVAVLPQLAIESVRPRGARTVTLEPAVRREIVALTLPDLAQVPAVAATLDQLARAATRT; this is encoded by the coding sequence ATGATCGAAGCCCGTCATCTCCGCGTCCTGCGCGCCGTGGCCTCCACCGGCTCCTTCTCGGCGGCGGGCCGCGAACTGGGCTGCACCCAGCCCGCTGTGAGCCAGCAGATGAAGGCGCTGGAAGCCTCCGTCGGCACCCCGCTGCTCATCCGCAGCGGACGAGAGATGCGCCTGACCCAGGCAGGCGAGGCGCTGGTGCGGCATGCGGCGAGCATCCTCTCGGGCCTCACGGCGGCGGAGGAGGAGGTCGCCGCCATCGCCGGCCTGCGAGCCGGGCGGGTCAGGCTGGTGTCCTTCCCCAGTGGCAGTTCCACCCTTGTCCCGACGGCTCTCGCCGCCCTGCGCGCCGCCCACCCCGGCACCCGGGTCTCCCTGCAGGAGGCCGAGCCCCCGCACTCCGTCGAACTGCTGCGCGAGGGCGACTGTGACGTGGCCCTGGCCTTCCGGTACGAGGGCGCGGCGGGCGCCGGTGAGTGGGACGACCTGGTGGTCCGCCCCCTCCTCACCGACCGGCTCGTGGGCCTCGTGCCCGAAGGGCACCGGCTGTCCCGCGCGGAGTCGGTCGCCCTCGGTGAACTCGCCGCCGAACCGTGGATCGCCGGCTGCCCGCGCTGCCGCGGCCAGCTGGTCGAGGCCTGCGAGAGCGCGGGCTTCACCCCCCGCATCGACTTCGCGACCGACGACTACCCTGCGGTGGTCGGCCTGGTGGGCGCGGGCCTGGGCGTCGCAGTCCTGCCGCAGCTCGCCATCGAGTCCGTACGACCACGAGGCGCGCGCACGGTGACGCTGGAACCGGCGGTCCGGCGGGAGATCGTCGCGCTGACGCTGCCCGACTTGGCGCAGGTGCCGGCGGTGGCGGCGACGCTGGATCAGTTGGCGCGGGCGGCGACGCGAACCTGA
- a CDS encoding MOSC domain-containing protein: protein MRVLSVNVGRAQSVPYTDHPQGTAIDKQPVDGPVRVSAPGPKGMGGSGLAGDAVCSKEHHGGDEQAVYAVAREDLDEWERELGRPLRDGMFGENVTTRGLDVSGALIGERWRIGSEVILEVTSGRIPCMTFQGHLGEKRWVKRFTQRGAPGAYLRVIEPGEIRAGDPVDIVHRPEHDVTVALYFRALTTDRTLMPQLLTAGAALHSEAATAVRAYVKKYG from the coding sequence ATGAGGGTGTTGTCCGTGAACGTGGGTCGTGCGCAGTCCGTGCCGTACACGGATCATCCGCAGGGCACCGCCATCGACAAACAACCGGTGGACGGGCCGGTGCGGGTGTCGGCGCCCGGGCCCAAGGGGATGGGCGGCAGCGGTCTGGCCGGGGACGCGGTGTGCTCGAAGGAGCACCACGGCGGCGACGAACAGGCGGTGTACGCGGTCGCGCGCGAGGATCTCGACGAATGGGAGCGCGAGCTGGGCCGCCCGCTCCGCGACGGGATGTTCGGCGAGAACGTCACCACGCGGGGGCTGGACGTGTCCGGCGCGCTGATCGGCGAGCGCTGGCGGATCGGGTCCGAAGTGATCCTCGAGGTCACCAGCGGACGTATCCCCTGTATGACCTTCCAGGGCCATCTGGGTGAGAAAAGGTGGGTGAAGCGGTTCACGCAGCGGGGTGCGCCGGGTGCCTATCTGCGGGTGATCGAGCCGGGTGAGATACGGGCGGGCGACCCGGTCGACATCGTGCACCGACCGGAACACGATGTGACGGTCGCCCTGTACTTCCGGGCTCTGACGACCGACCGGACACTGATGCCACAGCTGCTCACAGCCGGTGCGGCGCTGCATTCGGAGGCGGCGACGGCGGTTCGCGCGTATGTGAAGAAGTACGGCTGA
- a CDS encoding SDR family NAD(P)-dependent oxidoreductase, translating to MTTALITGSTAGIGAAFARRLAADGHNLVLVARDAKRLGEQATELHDRHGIEAEVLSADLATDAGIEAVATRLGDRKNPVDLLVNNAGFGNKGRYLDVSMADELRMLKVHCEAVLRLTSAAAEAMRERGRGGVVNVASVAAFVPRGTYGASKAWVVQFTQGAAKDLAGSGVRLMALAPGFVRTEFHERAGMGTDNIPNWMWLDADKLVAAALADLARGKSLSIPDPRYKALMGVVKVTPRALLGGISSKTGRKYGPQ from the coding sequence ATGACAACGGCTTTGATTACGGGATCGACCGCGGGAATCGGCGCCGCGTTCGCGCGGCGGCTGGCCGCCGACGGCCACAACCTCGTCCTGGTGGCGCGCGACGCCAAGCGGCTCGGCGAGCAGGCGACCGAACTGCACGACCGGCACGGCATCGAGGCGGAGGTGCTGAGCGCCGACCTCGCGACGGACGCCGGCATCGAGGCGGTGGCCACTCGCCTCGGCGACCGCAAGAACCCCGTCGACCTGCTGGTCAACAACGCCGGCTTCGGCAACAAGGGCCGCTATCTCGACGTGTCGATGGCGGACGAGCTGAGGATGCTCAAGGTGCACTGCGAGGCGGTGCTGCGGCTGACCAGTGCGGCGGCCGAGGCCATGCGGGAGCGGGGGCGCGGGGGTGTCGTCAATGTGGCGTCCGTCGCCGCCTTCGTGCCGCGCGGTACATACGGGGCGTCGAAGGCGTGGGTCGTGCAGTTCACGCAGGGGGCGGCGAAGGATCTGGCGGGGAGCGGGGTGCGGCTGATGGCGCTGGCTCCCGGGTTCGTGCGCACGGAGTTCCATGAGCGGGCCGGGATGGGGACGGACAACATTCCGAACTGGATGTGGCTGGACGCGGACAAGCTGGTCGCGGCGGCGCTCGCCGATCTGGCCCGGGGCAAGTCGCTGTCGATTCCGGACCCGCGCTACAAGGCACTGATGGGCGTGGTGAAGGTGACGCCCAGGGCGCTGCTGGGCGGGATCTCGTCGAAGACAGGGCGGAAGTACGGGCCTCAGTGA
- a CDS encoding ester cyclase, whose protein sequence is MTFVQLIDCKTSRFDEMNRLMDTWVEQTKGKRSATHTMIGKDLSDSSHFVEIVEFPSYEEAMRNSNLPETDRIFREMVALCDGMPTFTDLDVVRDEQLCADSSRRFFEVIATRGELPPLNDLFVESFHDHDPSNEQDLIGLDAARREIEMWRAGFDFAFTVHDQIAQGDRVCTRWTWNGTQRGEFLGIPNSGKQASMTGMTIHRFDTDGKIVEGWWQYDRLGLMGQLGALDSLEQ, encoded by the coding sequence ATGACGTTCGTACAGCTGATTGATTGCAAGACCAGTCGGTTCGACGAGATGAACCGGCTGATGGACACCTGGGTCGAGCAGACCAAGGGGAAGCGGTCCGCGACGCACACGATGATCGGCAAGGATCTCTCGGATTCGTCGCACTTCGTCGAGATCGTGGAGTTCCCGTCGTACGAGGAGGCGATGCGGAACTCGAACCTTCCGGAGACCGACAGGATCTTCCGGGAGATGGTCGCCCTGTGCGACGGGATGCCGACGTTCACGGATCTGGACGTGGTGCGGGACGAACAGTTGTGCGCGGACTCCTCGCGACGGTTCTTCGAGGTGATCGCCACCCGGGGTGAACTGCCCCCGCTCAACGACCTGTTCGTGGAGAGTTTCCACGACCACGATCCGTCCAACGAACAGGATCTCATCGGGCTGGACGCGGCCCGGCGCGAGATCGAGATGTGGCGCGCGGGCTTCGACTTCGCGTTCACCGTTCACGACCAGATCGCCCAGGGCGACCGGGTCTGCACCCGCTGGACGTGGAACGGGACCCAGCGGGGCGAGTTCCTCGGCATTCCCAACAGCGGCAAGCAAGCCTCGATGACCGGCATGACCATCCACCGGTTCGACACGGACGGGAAGATCGTCGAGGGCTGGTGGCAGTACGACCGGCTGGGGCTGATGGGGCAGCTCGGGGCGCTGGACTCGTTGGAGCAGTAG